A portion of the Thunnus albacares chromosome 23, fThuAlb1.1, whole genome shotgun sequence genome contains these proteins:
- the LOC122975617 gene encoding uncharacterized protein LOC122975617 — MREIGRLIRRSRKTGRLKRMEDFYVPSNFNFVVQAVKDVAGFDEDKNIYKTPSLALKLGHSLKKIADILECEAQMAESDNEQFLKNLERSRGLYDKKWNVSVSSRALQTLREGTWNTPQLLPFTEDVKNMHMHLDSCREEYQSRLKNDPNKRNWSKLASLTLCEVILFNRRREGEVSKMPLSAFTLRDTSGVHSDLALGLSELEQKLCQHFQRIEIRGKRNRKVPLLLTPDMLSSMEALVAHRRACGVPDENPFFFSRPEAETHLRGSDAIRQIARECGAKHPETLSSTKLRKHVSTLSTVLNLRDNEMDILANFLGHDIRVHRQYYRLPEGTLQLAKVSKVLIALEQGRLSDFKGMSLDEIQIDPNEGVLEAVDSDHSETERDSSVCSSSSGSSRCNTRQPTMDEFGSSTTKKRKKTESDSDDLDTGNTHYMHSLLFVSYLLVQKGGN; from the exons ATGCGAGAAATAGGAAGACTGATTCGGCGCTCACGGAAAACTGGCAGACTGAAACGAATGGAGGACTTCTATGTACCTTCGAATTTCAACTTTGTGGTCCAAGCAGTTAAGGATGTGGCTGGCTTTGATGAGGACAAAAACATCTACAAAACTCCATCCTTGGCTCTGAAACTGGGTCACAGTCTCAAGAAGATTGCAGATATTCTTGAGTGTGAAGCTCAGATGGCAGAGTCTGATAATGAACAATTTCTTAAGAATCTGGAGAGAAGCCGGGGTCTTTATGACAAAAAGTGGAATGTCTCTGTGTCATCACGTGCCCTACAAACTCTAAGGGAGGGGACATGGAACACTCCTCAGCTCCTCCCTTTCACTGAGGATGTAAAGAACATGCACATGCATCTTGATTCGTGCAGAGAGGAATATCAAAGCAGACTAAAGAACGATCCAAATAAGAGGAACTGGTCCAAGCTGGCAAGTTTGACTCTTTGTGAGGTGATCCTTTTTAATCgcaggagagagggtgaggtgTCAAAGATGCCTCTCAGTGCATTCACCCTAAGAGACACTTCAGGAGTTCATTCAGATTTGGCACTAGGACTCTCAGAGCTGGAGCAAAAGCTTTGCCAGCATTTCCAACGCATTGAAATAAGAGGGAAAAGAAACAGGAAAGTTCCCCTCCTTTTAACACCGGACATGCTGTCCTCAATGGAAGCCTTGGTTGCACATCGGCGGGCCTGTGGTGTACCGGATGAAAATCCCTTTTTCTTCTCCAGACCTGAAGCAGAGACTCACTTGAGGGGATCAGATGCCATCAGACAGATTGCAAGGGAATGCGGGGCCAAGCATCCTGAAACTCTGTCCTCAACGAAATTGAGAAAACATGTATCGACACTGTCCACAGTCCTGAACCTTAGAGATAATGAGATGGACATACTCGCAAATTTTCTCGGCCATGACATCCGTGTGCATAGACAGTACTATAGACTACCTGAAGGAACCCTGCAGTTGGCCAAGGTCAGCAAAGTGCTGATTGCCCTAGAACAAGGCCGACTGTCAGACTTCAAGGGAATGAGCCTGGACGAGATCCAGATTGATCCCAATG AGGGAGTGCTAGAGGCTGTAGACAGTGATcattcagagacagagagggactCATCGGTCTGCTCCTCATCGTCAG GATCGTCAAGATGTAATACAAGACAGCCTACCATGGATGAGTTTG gATCCTCAACAactaagaaaagaaagaaaacggAGTCTGACAGTGATGACCTGGACACAGGTAATACACACTATATGCACTCCTTGCTATTTGTTAGTTACCTGCTTGTACAAAAAGGAGGGAATTAA